A window of the Shimia isoporae genome harbors these coding sequences:
- a CDS encoding ceramidase domain-containing protein translates to MEWTRYIDGYCERLGPEYWAEPINAVTNAAFVVAAVIMWQRVQGPRLGLARALCVILGLIGVGSYLFHTHALVWSAVADTTPIAAYVLLYIFAANRDFWGMPWYWAIAATLLFFPFAYITLPVFQNLPLLGTSAGYLPVPAMIALYALLLRNRLPEVAKGLAIGVAILMVSLTFRSLDEVVCSALPLGTHFMWHILNAVMLGWMIEVYARHVEGVSNS, encoded by the coding sequence TTGATGGATATTGCGAACGGCTGGGGCCGGAATATTGGGCAGAACCAATTAATGCAGTGACAAATGCTGCGTTTGTCGTTGCTGCAGTGATCATGTGGCAGCGTGTTCAGGGACCTCGTCTGGGGCTTGCGCGCGCGCTCTGCGTGATCTTGGGGCTAATCGGCGTCGGTAGCTATCTGTTTCACACCCATGCTTTAGTCTGGTCAGCAGTGGCGGATACCACACCGATCGCCGCTTATGTCTTGCTATATATCTTCGCGGCAAATCGCGATTTTTGGGGGATGCCCTGGTATTGGGCAATTGCGGCGACACTGCTATTTTTTCCATTTGCTTACATTACCTTGCCGGTCTTTCAAAACCTTCCCCTACTTGGCACGTCGGCTGGTTACCTTCCCGTACCGGCAATGATTGCCCTGTATGCCTTGCTTCTAAGAAACCGGTTGCCGGAGGTGGCAAAAGGGCTTGCGATCGGGGTGGCTATCCTGATGGTTTCGTTGACGTTTCGCTCCTTGGACGAAGTCGTTTGTTCGGCGTTGCCGCTGGGCACGCACTTCATGTGGCATATCCTGAACGCTGTAATGCTCGGTTGGATGATCGAGGTCTATGCGAGGCATGTTGAGGGTGTCTCAAATTCTTGA